The Chroicocephalus ridibundus chromosome 4, bChrRid1.1, whole genome shotgun sequence genome contains the following window.
CTGGCTTTATACTAGATAGCTTGAGTGCTATCAGCAAACAAGCTACAGAACAAATCAGAGCAGAAAGCTAAATAAGTATGTGTTTTGCTAGTTTGCACTGGAGGCCATGCTAGTCTGGCTACAATACCCACCCAAAACATACACTAAGATTTCAAATCCTTAAGGACAGCAGCTAACAGGAAAGGCCAATGCTGTGCTACCTCATCATGGTTCTTTCTGCCTAAGCTAGAATTCATCAGGGAAAATAACCAAGAGTTTGAAAAAGCTGATTTCTGTGTTGTAATCAGGAAAATTTTAAGGACAGCGTTTGAAATGACATCTAATACAGAAACAGCACATAACTTATCTGTGTATCATCAAAACACAGCCTTAAGGGTAAGAGAGCTGAAGATGGGAGGGAATGTTACACTGTTGACCTTTCACAAGAGGGCAGCATTCCCAGAAACGAATGCTCTTTCTTAATAGACGTGCACGGTGTGTGCTGGTAGGGCTTGTTCCGCAGAAGTTTGCTATGTAGGAGTTAGGCGCTGCCCCCAACCACCCctttcccagcctccagcaaGGCAAGGGCACTTTCCACTTCTCACTGCTGAGTTTGCTTCCAGAGACAAGCAGACATCTCCCCAGCATTTACATTTAGTGCTATTTTTCCTTCCTGACCAGGCAGCTAAAAATCTTCCTTTAAATTGAAAGAACGGTGTTTGACTTGGACCACATCACATGTTTTCCAACCCTGGGGCCTGGTGCATGAGCTGATTATGCCTGTGCATGGGGGTAGTGCTGCTTCTAAGACACAGTAAAGCAGGGTCAGTGCTTGCAGGTCCTGTGACAGCATTGAATTGCAGAGCCGTGGTTTGGCTCCTTGCCTCGAGCCAGGCTGGCAGTCCCCAAATGAAGCATCTCCTTGTTGGTGGGCAGCCACAGAGGCTGGGtgggagcagcagtgctgggaaTGTCTCTGAGAGCACCTCTGTAGAAGGGCCATGGTGCAGGAGTTGGGGACTTCAAAGGTCATATGGCCATTCACGAGGTGTGAACTCAAGTTTCTGGATTGTCAAAGTAGAAGTCCTCATCCCTTGAGCAGAACCTCTGAGTCCTCAGTGAAGTGCAGCCACCAAGGGGAGACATGATCACACTCCTCAGAAGGTCTGATTTTCCAGCTGGTATAGGAAAATCCTACAAACATCTACACAAGCCAAAGCATAATCCTCACTCTGGCTGGCCCTACTGGCAGTGTGCAAAGCTGCACTGTTGGTAACCTGCTGTGAACCTGTGAATGTGCAATTCAGACTGTCTGGGGAGCTTCACAGCACCTAAATCAAGGCTTTGTCCAAATCGTTTTGTCTGGCACAGGTAAGGATGAGCAGAACCTATTAAGATCATGTTAATGTGAAGCTGGAAAACCTCATATTAGGGAGACACTGAtgatcaaaaataaaatatttgaagggaGAAATTAAATGCTCAGGATGTTCTCAGATCatttccaggaaggaaaaaaggcagcacatATTACAGGAGAAAAATTAGCACAACAGGTAATTTGTGtttacaaaagagagagagacacacacattCTCACACACATCCCAAAGGGTAAACAAGCTGAGCTCCTGCCAGTAATTCCCAACATGGAAACTTTGCCAAGTCCGCAGGAGAAGCATTTTCAAAGACCCCATTCAACTCTTTTATTTGCACCTGAACTGAAAAgaaactgctttaatttttctcctaAAGTCCCTTATCTTTAGAAATGACACAGAGTCAGCTGATCTGTAAAAAAGTCTCTGTTTTGAGAGGGATTATGATTTGCTCTCTTTGCATATTTCACATAGCCATCAAaacatttatctttaaataaatagcTGTTTCTTTGGGGTCCTTCCTGCCTAAAGAAATAGGCAACAACGGTCAGCAAAACACCTACTTATTTTTGCAGCTAAAGGCCTGAAGTAAAAACAATTTGGCAACCGTGCCACTCTTTTGAAATATCTGAACCCTGTAAGAAGGCAACTTTATCAGTGCAGAGCTGCATTGGATAGgtaaccaaaaaaataataataatgcaatgGCTTTGCTAACACTGCTTCATGTAATTTGTTTAATCTCTTCTGAATTCTGAATCTCTTCTGAGTTTGATAAGCAGTATTTTCTCAGCTTTACAACCTATGATCTGTATTCACTGCCGTTACAAGAGAATGAAAGGAGTACAGGTGAGATAGTTTGGTCACAGAGAAGTTAATGATATGTGCCTTAAACATGTTTGATAGGTGCAAGACAAGTCTTTCTGCTACCTCTTGGAAATTATTCGCCCTCCTCTCTTCTTGCTAAGACCCAGCTGTGAGATGCTGTTGCGACAAAGACCCCAAATAAGAGATACAAAAAGCACTTATTCCGGGAGCTCGAAATACTGCCCTGATTCATCTTTTCAATACACATATATTATCTATATctcaaatttcttcatttttttaagcttatATTTGCAGTATGGGAAGTGAAAAGCACCAGAGCTGTAGGTAATAACAGCTAGGTTTGGAACTGAAAGATACCACATCAAGAAGCCTATTTATTGATCAATCCCATTATCAGTGCCGCAGGGCCAAGCTGAGGCATGCACTTGGGACAGCAGCGTCACATATCTAAAGAAGACATGAATGCCCTCATTTCAATGCTCAGTGACCTTCAGTGCAGGTCACTGGTGGGCAGTCTGGTTTTGCAATAAACCCGGAGCCTCCTTTAATTCTAACAGAGCAGATCATTTGTAGCCagaaaatttcctttcaaaagagCAAATTAGCATGACAGGAAAAAACTTGAACTGATTGCAAAACCCAAAAATATCATTAATAAGTTTCACAGAACCTCACATACCATAAAGCTAGCCCTTCCCTTTTCTAAACACACAGTTGGTTTGTACAAATTTCCCCTAAATAACTTTGGTGTTGGGATGTCAGCCATAATCCTGCCTCATACCTGTTTGGACTGAGATCAAATCCTTAAGAAAGACTTTGCAAGACTTTTCAAGGCCAAAGAAACGAAGCACACAGTAATTTTCCAAGCACGACATAATCCGTGACTAGCAGAATTTGCAAAATttgttacatttaattaaaataaatgaaaatcaacCAGTGGATCCCATTTACCACCCAAGACAGTCATAAAAACTGATGCATGGGAGGTGATAAACCTTTTACTAACCTTTGTGTTATCTACTTTTGTTGGCTATACTGGCTCTTCAGATTGCCCCACTTGAAATTCCTTAACCTGGCAACAGCGAtgatcagttttcattttctctttatgcTCTGGGTAGAAGAGACAAATAGTTACCCACATACAAGCTTTTTTTTCAAACCCTGAGTTGAATTTTCCacaactgaaatgctgaaaaaaaaaaaaaaaaaaaaaaaagacgacattCTCCTTGATTTCAGTAGCAGATACAGCCCATCAGTTTCCCATTTGGTCAAACATAACTCAGTTAGCTCCTAAGCATGGAGGGGACTGTAAATTTTTTTACAAGTAGTGTTTTATTTGTAGTTCAACTACCCCAGGAGATAAGTAAAGGACATGATCTCCCTACATAGGATCTCACTCCACACAGCAGCAAATAGCTTCTGCAGCCAGACCTATTTCAGGATGTCAGCCCAGCATTCAGTCCTCATCTCACACCAGCTTCTCATACTCTGTGCCCAATTGCATGTTCTTTCCACAAACCCAGCGATGGCTGagaatggagaggaaaaaacaactgtATGAAGAGTTTTTCTGAGCCAGTTTACAGGAGCATATAAAGGTAGAACTGTCTCTGAGGGGAATAGACTTCTTACTTTAAAAAACCTCTGTGGAGAAACTGAAATAAACCTTTTACCAAAGGATGCTTATGCTCTGAATGGTTCAGTTGTCTGAAAGCAAGCAGAATGAGGTGGGAGCCATAAAAACAGATGCCTGTGCAATACAGCAACTATGGTTTTGCATATGGCTTTTTACTCTTATCAAATAAAGCACTTCAGGAGTGCTTTGAAATGAACTAAGCACTTCAAGAGAAACTACAATTTTGTCTGTACATGGGTGTAAATGAAAGAGTGCAATCCCATCCTAGTCTGGATGCAGCTATAAAGGTATGAGGCTATTTATATTTGTATAGCACATTCTGATATGGAAAGAGGAATAATTTGTCCCAGGAAAAGTTACACCTACATATATGTGTATAGGGCTGTATTATGTTCCTATACTATgctagtaaaagaaaaattacaactCTAAATAACACTATAATGTTGGTTTCAAGACCATACACAGACCAGGTACTCACTTCAGTGAGGCTCTAGGCCTCCTGTGTGGTTCCATTTCCTGCTTCCTCACAGTAGCACTGGGACTTTGTCTTCTCAGCAACATATTTTGACTTCTCTCTGACTCTCCTGCCCACGCACTGTATACAAGTAGTTAAACTTGTTTCCTCAGTTGCTATAGATCAGTCATAAGTGTGAAACTTATTTCTCAGGTACTTTAGCCAAACAAGCCCCTATGCCCTTGCGGTCTCTCACACCAGCTGCCAGGACTGCTTTGTGATTTAGGTTTCAGGACTGAAGTCCAGCTGAGCTACTTGCAGACTGGTAAAATGCTCATAGAAACTACTGAACGAGGGGGATGaagctttcaaaacagaatttcagtcTATTCTTAAAAGGACATAACATGGCATCCTCCAAAAAGCACAGGTTTTTACTCAGGCTCTTGGCCAAGAACTCTCAGAATACtaaatctgtgttttctttatagcTCCATTTCAAGCCAGTTGCGTGCTTGCCTCAGTAGAGCACAAACCTTTTTCTGTCAGACtcatttcacagaaagaaaataaagcctgTGTTAGAAAACCCAAGTTCCTAGGAGCAGGAACAAATACATTCTGGTACTGAGTCCTTCAGCACACACACTAAAATGCTTGCTGACCCCaactgccagccctgcctctctCAGAACCTGTGGGACAGCTAGGCTCCACGTGAAACAGCTCCAGGGGTTTATAGCTCCCTTACTGAGGTAACCCCAAATTAGCAGTAGTTTAATATGTCAGGCTACAGTCTGCAGTGGTTCAGGAGCAGCTTCATGTGCAATTCCACAACCTCTGAGAAAGGACCAAGTGAAAAACTAACTGGAGGTGGTTATTGATTTAGCTGTCTGCCCTTAATTAACTTATATTGATGCCCCAATATTACTGGGATAAAATATGGATCAACCCTGAACTTAGGGTTAGATCCAAATGACAGATTAAATCTTGAACTATACCCttgaaaagctcctttttttcctctctggcagCTCACATTTCAGTTTCTGGTGTGCTAGTTGGAATGACAGCTTTTTCCACATTTAACTGCATCATGAAATGAGCAGCTGTGTGAGTGATTTGTTAGACAGACCTGGATGGGTGGGACCCTGTAATAACCATCTCTGGTGTGCTATGCTCCATAATAGCACTGAGGACTTCACATTGTTGACCCAGAAGTTTCTCTACGCAATGCAACATACTTCAATAGTTCGAAGCAGGACCACTGAAACTAAGTTTTATCATATCAGGACGCATTTATGAAAAGTTTATTAACTAATGATTAATAGATGCTTAATAGTTATAGATTATTAGAATACAGCTAACTGTTTATAGGTCTCCAAAAAAGATGGCGTAGGTGTGTTTTACATTATAAGCACTGAAGTGCTTTTAGACTGTATGTGGGGGTTGGAAAAAGCTAATATGCATTCACGTAATATAGCAGCATGTCCCTAAATCACagcttttatttaattaagtAATGTCTCTTGCTGTTACAGTTCTGAAAAAATCTGGCAATGTGAGCAGAATGTAACCAAGGCAGAGATGGCAAAGAAACGTCTGGAATAGCAGCTCTGAGGGGCATGAACTGCCTCCGCCAGCAGCCTATCACCCAGTGATGACATCACTGTCAACATTTTAAACAAACCCTCTCTTATTTGGGGGGAGAAGAGTGTGATGGATGGGCACATTACTGCAACAATTTCATTTGTTCACCAAAAATTCACTGAGAGGTTCTAGTACTTACAGCAACCTCAATTAAAAGGCAGCCCCACAATACTCAACAGAGCCCAAGGGCAAATGAAAGAGATCCGTACGCAGAGAGCTCTCTGGAATCCAGAGAGACACTGTCCTGCTTCCAGCATCTTGTGCTTTACTGAGAGTAGCATCTCTTCCTCTGACCATATAGTCAGGACTTTGGAACATTTGGAAGAGTATCACCGTCTTTTGTTCCCCCGCCTAGACCCTGCTGATAGCACATCCTGTTCTAAATCAGAAATGCAGTCATATCTATGAATTAACtcttcataaataaataagtgcACTCCTCACATGATGTGATCTTAGagtatatacgtgtgtgtgtagcTGCAATGCTTGCATTTACTCAGGAATgagtaaattctttttttgtttcaatgtAAGTAAGATCATGACTATTGTGACTTAGCCAGCTTGGGTCAGTGCTCTGGTGAGGGTAAGCCTGTTGTATTTGTAGAAATGTTTTGGCTACCTCACCTTGAGGCTGGCATTGCACAAGGTGGTTTTGAGCATCTGTCTTCTTTTCAGTACGTTTTGGCTTCAAAGCTAAAACAGGAGATACGGCACTCATTAGTGGCAATCAGAGCACTGTTCAGTGCTGGTACAGCCTCTGTAGAAGCAACCTGTCCCAGCTGAACTCAAAACGGAAATAGGAATTTCAGATGAGATGTGAAAACAAGGGGGTGCCTTATGCTACAGTGAGCTTAAGTATTAAACACATTTCGTAAGCAAGGAGTACAGCCAACCCTATCACTACACTTTTATAAAACTGACCTCAGTCAGTCCCTACTGAGATGTGTCTATGTGACTTGCTCTCAGAGCTGCTAAACAGAATCTCTTGAAGCTTCTTGTTAAATTCTTAGAAGAGACATGGCACAAACTGGACTTACGATTTTTCTACTCATAAGCATACTCCTGTTGGATCAGACCATCAGCCAGGCTTCCAAATTCAAAGCCAGGAAGCACAGCAAACGTAGAGTGAAAGGTACTGGGTTTTAACTGGGAGGAGGAATAGAAGCTTATAGACTATGCAAGTTTATTATGTACTTAAATAGCATTGCATAAAACAAACTAACATTATACAAATGCTTATTAACAAAGGACAGTTGAGTGTATATTatatctgtctttaaaatatttttatgtgagTTAGCAAAGCTGAAAATAAGGTGGCAGGACGAGTTATGGAAATAGAGTTGTATAACAATTGTAAGTATATTGGTCTGTTATGCCTATTCATCTCTGTCAACATTTAGGACTCAGAGGTACAGCTGAGAGGGGACTGTCCAATCTGTCTTAGTTACATAGTTATATTGACTAAGACCAGAAGAATGGAAATTCATGTACATATGGTGAAAAAGAGCAGAATAAAATATTCACGTCCCGAGGGGCTTTGTTCTAGAATGTCTAATATTTGTGGAATATTACTTTACCTGTGTGACAAGTACTGTGAAATGGCAAGTCAAACTAATGAAAAAGAATTAGCAGAAAAAGATAAAGCATAAATTCCCAGAGCAAAGCTtagagagcaaataaaaaactGCTGAATGTTGTTTGGAAATGTCTGtgtatttaatttaaagactTATTTCTAATAAAAGATGGTATGACGGAGGTTAAACTAATGGCAAATATTTAAACTCCTagtcaatgaaaaaaaccacagcttaGACAAAAACCATTGGACAAAATTATTACACTTCTCTGGCGCTATACAGTTACATATACTTCCTTCTCCTTTGAATCTCTATAGTTTTTAGCCTGGTGTCCTAAGGACAGGCTGCTTATACATTTGTTTTGCCAGCACATTTGTCTGTCAACCTTCCACTGCTTCTTAGCTTGAAATAATTTGGCAGAATGGAGCTCCTGAGGATAAGTTACCCAATATTTTAtgaagggggcaggggggggagaaaaacaaaaagaagaggtCTGCATTAGTGTCTCACTATGAAAAGATTGTACCAGGAGCTCAGCTTGTTCTGCTTTTTGCCTCTTTTGAAGCAGACAGGGGACATAGAGAGGCTACTGTGAATTGGGAATCGCAGGGAGGAGCGTGGATTGAGGAACTGGGAGTCCTGCCTTGGGGAAGCAGGGAGTTGCAAAGGACAGCTGGGGTTATCCCCACAGGCAGTAGGGAGTATGGAAAAGAGATGAGCTTTCTGGGGTGCAGCTGGAGGATTAGGTGATGTAATACAGATCTGCAGAAACTGTGGTTTTGTTAGTTCTGCTACGTGTGGAAGAGCTTATTTATTCCTCATGTTCATTGCTGTGGCTTCTGGAAGGTCTGGTTACTGCTGCAATCACGTTGTCATCTTTTGCAATGGAAACATGCCTGCTAGTTGTTTGATGGTGGTGGAATATTATAatgattaagaaaaaagaatggaaaagaggaCGTGAAAAATGAAGTTATCTGCAAATTAGCTTCTTTTCTTGTCCCACCATCTTCTCGGTGCTTTTATAAGTGCTACAAAATGGTGATTTAGGCTAAATTTGTGTGACTAAAGTCACCAGGCCCTCTCTGTACTGACGGAGAAAGGAACGCtcctcctggggaggggaaaTAGTAGTTCAGCAAGCTTGTTTGCATACATTCAGACTGTGAAGTTGGATTATATTAGTTCTCCCTCACTGCGTTAAAACAAGAGTTGTGTGAAACTTTCATGCtcacagaaataacatttctttgaATAAACACAACTTGTGTCCTGGCAGGCTAAATAATGATTAGCTGCAACAATCCATGGTTTTCAAACAGTTACTAGGATACGGTCCaactgaaaatgagatttaaacTATGAGGGTGAGAGGTAAAGGTGGGTTACTCCTGTTTTTTATAGGAGCCCTGCAGGAATCCTTTCATtaaggaaaaatctttaaaagaaatcaaaagatcTCAGCAATGCAGAAACCCATGCTACTTaacatatactttttaaaatattcttttggcCTGTGTATCTGTTCatttatctgtatttcttttatttaagaaaaagatgaCCTAAAGACCCAGATTGACAAATTGTGGCGAGAAGTAAATGCTCTGAAAGAAATGCAAGCACTTCAGACAGGTAAAGCACCTTACACTGGTCAATGGCTTCCAAAAGTTATCActgcctttcctctctccttcactCCCATCCTTCTCTTTAATAGGGATTTGTGACTGGGAAATACAACTCATACCTTAAAAGCATGGTATGCCATAGCTGTAAGGGTGAGACAATGTTGAAGGAAGCATTCAAGTAAAATCCAGTCTGAACTAATGGCGTACAAGCGACAGTTCTTCACCAAGAGCAATTAATCTGTAGCAAGAACTGCTTTTGTCTTTGCTATGCACAACCACAAGCAGCAATTTTAGGTATAATCAGACAAAGGCAATACAATGAGAGCTGCTAGGTTTGAGAGTTTAGGTGGTCAATGAGTTAGGTCCTCAGCTTTGATATGAACATGGACTAACTATcaaggcaaaaatatttgtggaaaaggCTGAGAATACCCACAAAAGGAAGCTAAAATGACTGAGCCTTTTTAAAGCGTGCATTTTGCAACATTCTAATGTGAATGTTGCCATAAAACTTCAAAGTAATACCCACTGTGAGTTCAGAAGTATCCCATATATCAACGTGCAGAgtcctttaagtatttaaaaagctAGATGgaaatttccaaacaaaataaGAAGGGTAAATACACAGGCACCTACTAGACAGTTGTGCTTTTTCATAGCTGTTGACACAAAACTTGGCATTTAAACATGTACAAGAGGACACTACAAGAGGAAATGACATCATTCACATGAAATGGAACATATTTTCCTTAGGGATGGTAATATCTGGTTTGTCCTGTTTTATGTTTTGGGTTACATAGAGCTTTTTGagctttacaaaatatttttcattttaaatttcttatatGAAAACTTTATAAGTTTCTTAAAAGAGTGGAGCCTGTGCTAGACAAGTTACTCTTGTTTAAAAGTAATTCTTGTATTGCTTCCAGATGGAATTTGAGAGTAAGCATACAGTGGCTTAGAAATTAAACCAGAGCCAGGAGATTTTTCTATCCTCAAAACTTATTTTGAGCTATATTCTAAATTCAGAACCCACACTCTTCAACTGGATTCCAAATTTGGCAAAAAGAGATCTACCACCCCTCTATCTCTGACTGTGTTTATTAATGGCTTTATGATACTTGAAAAGGGAGGTGTTTTTTTAGTTTATGGACATTTCAAAGACACGTTAcaattatatttcttcttttccttggaTTTCCTAGGTCTCCTTTCTACCTACTGTGAAGTGCTGCTACATGTCATTTAGCAACACATAGTTTCTCCCTAAAGAGACCCAGTCTCTATCATAACTGCAGCATTGTTGAAGATTCTGATCTTTCCCACGAATATAAATTTGCTAAAGAATTCAACATTTAGCAAATATGTTGATCACTTTGGCCATTAGCAGTTGGAAGGTAAAAAATTTGAAGGATAAGCCCTAATATAAAATGATGACCCTGAAAATGCAGCTAAGGAATGCAATGAATACTACAACTGGAAATACTAAAAAACTGAGACATATAGTATATGGTCCAAAGTGGATTTCCATATCCTGTTGATCAGATACATACTTTCTTACAAGAACAGATGACAGGAATTAGAAACAGATTATAAAAAAACATCAGGACAGAAGATGTTCATATTGTTTCACAACATATTTCTAATATAAGTACACGATGAGTTTAAGcaataaatgaaataatctggAAGTAGGCACATGTGGGATTCTAAAAATAATTGTTACAGGAGTTTATTCAAGACCTTTGCTACCTTCCTCAGCTCAGAAGGAACACTCCTTTGAGGAGCATTCTCTTCTTGTAAGTATTTTTCTTGGGAGAATCAGTTTTTCACATATATGCATTAGCAAAGCTGGAAAGCAAAGTTTAAGCATTCACTTGCAAGCCTGCCCACACAGACCTTGGGCTGGAAAAACTCTAACAGCAGTTCTGCAAGGCAATTCCAGTTACAGAGCATATGCCAAATTAATATTCTAGTACATTTGGACTTTACATAAAGACTTCCCTGATATGTTCCAGTAgaactaaaagaaaacagatttataaatGCAAATGTTTAGATTATTTGGTTCAGATTGTCATGCAAGCACAGTAGTAAGTGtgcactttttaaaagatttaagtCAATTTACCTCACTTGAATGTAGAGTTCGAAGGTATAAACTTTGCTGGAAAGACCAGAAATTAAGAACTAAAGAGACAAATGTGTCCTCTTCTGCAAGTGGAAATATACTTCTATCACTCATCCAGACAGAGATTTGCAGTATGAATTTCAATATTCATCTGGTGAGCAGGATACATTTAAAATAGCACTTTTCTGTCCTGCCTTTGTTTGCTAGGAACTAGGTTTAGTCAATGCACaaaactttacttttctttgGCATTAAATATCATAAATATGAAAAGACCTTTAGATCTGTCTCTTTACTATAAAGTAGAGATTTCCTGATGACCAATCACATCTGCCAGCAATACAAACATCCATACCTCATTCATTCCATCAGTTTTAAGACTgatgaaatgaagtaaaaatgtgtGAAAGAAGGGCTATTTGCTAAAAGAAGATATAAGATACACTGCCAAGAAGCCTGGGTTATATTTTAGcattctgaagcaaaaaaaaaacccaaacaaaaccttGAGAGAATTATATTGCTGGAGGGAATCTGAGGCTCAAGATCATGGCCTGAGGTTTATCAGCATAAACACAGGAAAGATTCTTCAAAGCACGTCATGGTATTAAGATCACAGCTATGTCTGTCCTTCCTCTTAAGTGCCTCTTCTCTAGAGCCGCTATAAGAGCATGCTCAGCTTTTGGCCATCCCTTGTAGTGCAAGGTGCTTTGCAGAGTGCCTGTGAACGGTCGGTTCAGACTTCCCACAGGCACGCTAACATGCTGGCTGCATACAAGGTCCTACATGAATAGAAGGAATAGCAGGGAAGCCTGATCTTACTGCTACTTTCAGGCCCACTCTGTGGAGGCAAGAGCCTTTCACTTGCTGAGGGATTTGTCTACTCAATTCCCAACATACCTTTAGAAAATTATCATTTTAGGAAACATTATAGCTTTACTGAACATGCAAACCAATATCTATTCACAGTCTGTCTTCGTGGGACAAAGGCCCATAAGAAGTGCTACCTCACATCAGAAGGCACCAAACATTTTCATGAAGCCAATGAAGACTGCATAGCCAAGGGAGGGACACTGGCTATCCCAAGGAATAATGATGAAACAAATGCTCTGAGAGATTATGGCAAGAAAAGTATGCCTAGAGTGTCTGAGTTTTGGTTGGGTGTCAATGACATGATAAATGAAGGGAAATTTGTTGATGTCAATGGCATGGCTCTACAGTACTTCAATTGGGATCGTGCCCAACCAAATGGGGGGAAGcgggaaaactgtgtctttttttctcaatCATCACAAGGCAAGTGGGCAGATGAA
Protein-coding sequences here:
- the CLEC3A gene encoding C-type lectin domain family 3 member A isoform X2, with the translated sequence MAQTGLTIFLLISILLLDQTISQASKFKARKHSKRRVKEKDDLKTQIDKLWREVNALKEMQALQTGVYSRPLLPSSAQKEHSFEEHSLLSVFVGQRPIRSATSHQKAPNIFMKPMKTA
- the CLEC3A gene encoding C-type lectin domain family 3 member A isoform X1, which codes for MAQTGLTIFLLISILLLDQTISQASKFKARKHSKRRVKEKDDLKTQIDKLWREVNALKEMQALQTVCLRGTKAHKKCYLTSEGTKHFHEANEDCIAKGGTLAIPRNNDETNALRDYGKKSMPRVSEFWLGVNDMINEGKFVDVNGMALQYFNWDRAQPNGGKRENCVFFSQSSQGKWADEVCRTAKRYICEFLIP